In Janthinobacterium sp. J1-1, a single genomic region encodes these proteins:
- a CDS encoding FecR domain-containing protein, with the protein MTTSAPSMDLLGEAADWLVCFQSGEMTERERARFERWRASSPLHAAAWQRAEAVLGDFAALPPDTARQTLSRLKAPRRRQAMQVLGLMLAAAPASWLAWRELPSWTADLRTATGEQRTIELADGTRLVLNTASAVDVRYAAEARLLHLLAGEILVTNGRDQRHLPPLIVQSEHGAMRARDTPKLRFAVRLLARATRLSVFDGALAVTPARAATTVTATARAGQELEFTSGAVGEAHAVQPSAALWEKGMLVAKDMRLAALLDELARYRRGIVRCDPAIANLRVSGAFPVHDFERSLGLLRQTLGLQTSSVGPYWITVQRPPET; encoded by the coding sequence ATGACCACCTCGGCGCCGTCGATGGACTTGCTCGGTGAAGCGGCCGACTGGCTGGTATGCTTCCAGTCCGGCGAGATGACCGAACGCGAACGCGCCCGGTTCGAGCGCTGGCGCGCCAGCAGCCCGCTGCATGCGGCCGCCTGGCAGCGGGCCGAAGCCGTGCTGGGCGACTTCGCCGCGCTGCCACCGGACACCGCGCGCCAGACCCTGTCGCGCCTGAAAGCGCCGCGCCGCCGCCAGGCGATGCAGGTACTGGGCCTGATGCTGGCGGCGGCGCCGGCCAGCTGGCTGGCCTGGCGCGAGCTGCCATCCTGGACCGCCGACCTGCGCACCGCCACCGGCGAACAGCGCACCATCGAGCTTGCCGACGGCACGCGGCTGGTGCTCAATACGGCCAGCGCGGTCGACGTGCGCTACGCCGCCGAAGCGCGCCTGCTGCATCTGCTGGCCGGCGAAATCCTCGTCACCAACGGCCGCGATCAGCGTCACTTGCCGCCCCTGATCGTTCAATCAGAGCATGGTGCCATGCGCGCACGCGATACGCCCAAGCTGCGCTTTGCCGTGCGCCTGCTGGCCCGTGCCACGCGGCTGTCCGTGTTCGACGGCGCGCTGGCCGTCACGCCAGCGCGCGCCGCCACCACTGTCACCGCCACCGCCAGGGCCGGCCAGGAACTGGAGTTCACCAGCGGTGCGGTGGGCGAGGCGCACGCCGTGCAGCCGAGTGCCGCGCTATGGGAAAAAGGCATGCTGGTGGCCAAGGACATGCGCCTGGCGGCCTTGCTCGATGAACTGGCGCGCTACCGGCGCGGCATCGTGCGTTGCGACCCTGCGATCGCCAATCTGCGCGTCTCGGGCGCGTTTCCAGTACACGACTTCGAGCGCAGCCTGGGCCTGCTGCGCCAGACGCTGGGACTGCAGACGAGCAGCGTGGGGCCGTACTGGATCACCGTCCAGCGTCCGCCTGAAACATAG
- a CDS encoding sigma-70 family RNA polymerase sigma factor: MPAAAPTIATLYSDHHGWLQGWLRGKLGNASQAADLAHDTYVRLLQSRRADFGAQPRAFLTHVAKGLLIDHWCRQEVERAYLDTIALLPEAQSPSPETRLLVLETLYRVEAMLRAMPAQTREIFLMAQLDELSYQQIADRRRTSLATVKRHMRAAFLACMAAA, encoded by the coding sequence ATGCCGGCAGCTGCTCCCACCATCGCCACCCTCTACAGCGACCATCACGGCTGGCTGCAAGGCTGGTTGCGGGGCAAGCTGGGCAACGCCAGCCAGGCGGCCGACCTGGCGCATGACACCTATGTGCGGCTGCTGCAGTCGCGCCGCGCCGATTTTGGCGCCCAGCCGCGCGCCTTTTTGACGCATGTCGCCAAGGGCCTGCTGATCGACCACTGGTGCCGCCAGGAGGTCGAGCGCGCCTACCTCGACACCATCGCCCTGCTGCCCGAAGCGCAATCGCCCTCGCCCGAAACGCGCTTGCTGGTGCTGGAAACGCTGTATCGGGTGGAAGCCATGCTGCGCGCCATGCCGGCGCAAACGCGCGAGATTTTCCTCATGGCGCAGCTCGATGAACTGAGCTACCAGCAGATCGCCGACCGGCGCCGCACGTCGCTGGCCACCGTCAAGCGCCATATGCGCGCCGCTTTCCTGGCCTGCATGGCGGCCGCATGA
- a CDS encoding sigma-70 family RNA polymerase sigma factor: protein MPPAQSDVHQEVGGLYQNHHRWLQGWLRHKIGNAFDAADVAHDTFMRLLARDEAVGAREPRAFLTTVAKGVLGNLYRRRDLEAAYLETLAALPPQLAPDPEAQAILLETLFDIDRRLDGLPAPVRRAFLLSQLDGMPQAEIAVALDVSLATVQRYLVKAMHQCFFAGPPA, encoded by the coding sequence GTGCCGCCAGCCCAGAGCGACGTTCACCAGGAGGTGGGCGGCCTGTACCAGAACCATCATCGCTGGCTGCAGGGCTGGCTGCGCCACAAGATCGGCAATGCTTTCGATGCGGCCGACGTGGCGCACGACACCTTCATGCGCCTGCTCGCGCGCGACGAAGCGGTCGGTGCGCGCGAGCCGCGCGCTTTCCTCACCACCGTGGCCAAGGGCGTGCTGGGCAATCTGTACCGGCGGCGCGACCTGGAAGCGGCCTATCTGGAAACGCTGGCGGCCCTGCCGCCGCAGCTGGCGCCCGATCCGGAGGCGCAGGCCATCCTGCTCGAAACCCTGTTCGATATCGACCGCCGTCTCGACGGCCTGCCGGCGCCGGTACGCCGCGCGTTTTTGCTGTCGCAGCTGGACGGCATGCCGCAGGCGGAGATCGCCGTCGCGCTCGACGTGTCGCTGGCCACCGTGCAGCGCTACCTGGTGAAAGCGATGCACCAGTGCTTTTTTGCCGGGCCGCCCGCATGA
- a CDS encoding FecR domain-containing protein: MSGAQASEAASLEAVEWLVRLQAGEVPPEVDAAWRRWREQDPGNELAWQHVEGCMARLRSLPAPLAHGTLARAPLHARAREEARVTRRQSLALLAVFGLGTAGWLAGGDRQATIWLADYRTGTGELRQIVLDDGTRVTLGTSTAIDVRFDARQRQLTVRGGEIMVATAPDRAQRPFVVRTAQGSLRPVGTRFAVRQDAGHTRLGVFEGAVDIAPEQLAGAARRVHAGEQASFTREQIGALEALPAGADAWTTGMLVAHEMPLSNFVAELARYRPGRLACDPAIAHLPVSGIYPLADTGQVLDMLTRTLPVDVRQTTRYWVTVVPHRPAS; encoded by the coding sequence ATGAGCGGCGCGCAGGCGTCCGAAGCGGCCAGCCTGGAAGCGGTCGAATGGCTGGTGCGGCTGCAGGCCGGCGAGGTGCCGCCCGAGGTGGATGCCGCCTGGCGGCGCTGGCGCGAACAAGACCCCGGCAATGAGCTGGCCTGGCAGCATGTGGAAGGCTGCATGGCGCGTCTGCGCTCCTTACCGGCGCCGCTGGCGCATGGCACCCTGGCGCGCGCGCCGCTGCATGCCCGGGCGCGAGAAGAGGCGCGGGTCACGCGCCGCCAGTCGCTGGCCTTGCTGGCGGTGTTTGGCCTGGGCACGGCCGGCTGGCTGGCCGGGGGCGACCGGCAGGCGACGATCTGGCTGGCGGACTACCGCACCGGCACAGGAGAACTGCGCCAGATCGTGCTCGATGACGGCACCCGCGTCACGCTCGGTACCAGCACCGCCATCGACGTGCGGTTCGACGCGCGACAACGGCAGCTCACCGTGCGCGGCGGCGAGATCATGGTGGCCACCGCGCCGGACCGCGCGCAACGCCCCTTCGTGGTACGGACGGCGCAGGGCAGCTTGCGGCCGGTCGGCACGCGCTTTGCGGTACGCCAGGACGCGGGGCACACGCGCCTGGGCGTGTTCGAAGGCGCTGTCGATATCGCCCCCGAACAATTGGCTGGCGCAGCGCGCCGCGTGCATGCCGGCGAACAGGCCAGCTTTACCCGCGAACAGATCGGCGCCCTCGAAGCCCTGCCTGCCGGCGCCGACGCCTGGACCACCGGCATGCTGGTGGCGCACGAGATGCCGCTGTCGAATTTCGTGGCCGAACTGGCGCGCTACCGTCCCGGGCGCCTGGCTTGCGACCCGGCCATCGCGCATTTGCCGGTCTCCGGCATTTATCCGCTGGCCGACACCGGCCAGGTACTCGACATGCTGACCCGCACCTTGCCGGTCGATGTGCGCCAGACCACGCGCTACTGGGTGACGGTGGTGCCGCACCGGCCAGCTTCCTGA